The Melopsittacus undulatus isolate bMelUnd1 chromosome 21, bMelUnd1.mat.Z, whole genome shotgun sequence region GCCCACTTATACCCACATGTACCCGCATGTACACACATGTACCCTCatgcacacatatgtatatgtatgcacacatatgtacatgtatgcacacacacgtacatgtatgcacacatatgtacatgtatgCACACGTATGtacatgtatgcacacatatgtacatgtatgcacacacatgtacacgCATGCACCCCCCCTGCAGAGCCCAGTGCTCACCCGTCAGCCTCGGCAGCAGCTCCCCCATGTCCCAGCGCCGGCCGAGCCCGGAGCGGATCCTCACCAGTGCATCCCAGTTCTCCAGCACCAGCGCCTGCAGGGACATGGGGCCCATGGCACTGGGGGGGCCCAGGGCAGCACagagaccccccccccagccccagccatggGGCCCGGCCCCACCTGGAGCGCACTGAGCTGGGAGCCCACGTGCCACAGGAGGTTCTCGCTCAGGAACTGCAGCCCATAGGGACCGAGGAGCTCAGCCAGAGCCTGCAtctctgcagggatgggatgggatgggatgggatgggatggggatgggatgggatgggatggagatgggatggggatgggatgggatggggatgggatggggatgggatggggatgggatggggatggggatgggatggggatgggatgggatgggatgggatgggatgggatgggatgggatggggatggggatggggatggggatgggatgggatggggatgggatgggatgggatgggatgggatgggatgggatggggatggggatgggatggggatgggatgggatgggatgggatggggatgggatggggatggggatgggatgggatggggatgggatggggatggggatgggatggggatgggatgggatgggatgggatgggatgggatgggatgggatgggatggggatggggatggggatggggatgggatgggatggggatggggatgggatggggatgggatgggatgggatgggatgggatgggatgggatgggatggggatggggatggggatggggatgggatgggatgggatgggatggggatgggatgggatgggatggggatggggatgggatgggatggggatgggatggggatggggatggggatgggatgggatgggatggggatggggatggggacaaggatGGAGACAAGGATGAATGGGCAAGGATAGGGATAAGGATGGATGGGACAAGgatggaagggaaaagggatggggacaaggatggggatggggataagAACAGGGACAAGGATGGATGGAGACAAGAACAGGGATAAGGACAAATGGGACAAGGatggatggggatagggatggagacaaggatggggatggggacaagggATAGAAACCAGGATTGATGTGGGCAAGACCAGGGCTAAGGATGGATGGGAGCATCCATGGGGtgatgcccccatccccatcccatccatgggGTGAtgccccccacccccatcccatccatgggGTGATGcccccacccccatcccatccatgggGTGATGCCCCCAGCTCCGCACCAGTCACATCCGTGTACTCAGCTGGGCTGAAGCTGAGCTCGGCCTCACTCTGCCCCACAGTGAACGCCTGCATGGCAGGGGCCAGGACCACAGCACCGGTGCTGGCCTGGCGCAGCAGAGCCTCCAGGTACCTGCACATGGGGGGAAGGGATccaatggggcagccccatcccaACCTCTCACCCATCCCATGGGAGCAGATCCCGGATCCATCCGGTCCCTCCTGAGCTTCCTCCTCAGGGAAGAGCAGGGCTCGAGGCCAGCCTGGCCCCAGGGGCTCGGAGCATCCCATGAACCCATGGatgtgccccacatcccccccacgccatggggcaggatgggacccaCCAGTTGGTGTAGATGGAGGTGAGCGTGGGCTCCCCGGCCCCATCACGGGGCTGCgtctgctgcaggaggacacTGCGGATGATGCGCCCGGGATCCAAGCCCAGCACCCGGCCCAAGGACTGGATGGAGCCCACGTAggagctgagccccagcagcacctccGAGGGACGAGCCACCTCCTGCGTGCTCTGGTTGTACCGAGCCATGGCCACGATGGCTCTGAGGGgacatggatggggatggggatgggatggggatgggatgggatggtatggggatgggatgggatggggatgggatggggatagggatgggatgggatggggatgggatgggatggggatggggatgggatggggatgggatggggatgggatgggatggggatgggatggggatgggatggggatgggatggggatggggatggggatgggatggggatgggatgggatggggatgggatggggatgggatgggatgggatgggatggggatgggatgggatggggatggggatggggatggggatgggatggggatgggatgggatgggatggggatgggatggggatgggatgggatgggatggggatggggatgggatggggatgggatggggatgggatggggatgggatggggatgggatggggatggggatggggatgggatgggatgggatggggatgggatggggatgggatggggatgggatggggatgggatggggatgggatggggatgggatgggatgggatgggatggggatggggatgggatggggatggggatggggatgggatggggatggggatgggaatggggatgggatggggatgggatgggatgggatgggatgggatggggatggggatgagatggggatggggatgagatggggatggggatggggatgggaatggggatgggatggggatggggatggggatgggatggggatagggatggggatggggatagggattgggatggggatgggatggggatgcccAAGGTCCCACCGGCTGAGCCGGGTCTCCAGGTGCCTGCTCAGGTACTCGCTCGGTGTCACCGTGTGCTCGAAGACAGTGAATGTGGGTACATGGCTGAAGCTCAGGCCCAGCTCGGACAGGGTCTGGTGCAGTTTGTCCATGCTGGGGGCACCGGAGCCATCAGCCCCACACTgccccatggggcagccccttGGGCACAGCCTGGCCCCATGGCACCAACTGCTCAACCCCATGCCTGGGGCACAACcgctcctctccatccccaccaGCCCCTGTGCATCCCCAGTGCctggtgcctccatccccaATGTTTGGTGCCCTCCATCCCCAATGTTTGGTGCCCTCCATCCCCAATGTTTGATGCCCTCCATCCCCTATGTCTGGTGCCCTCCATCCCCAGTGTTTGATGCCCTCCATCCCCAGTGTTTGATGCCCTCCATCCCCAATGTTTGATGCCCTCCATCCCCTATGTCTGGTGCCCTCCATCCCCAGTGTTTGATGCCCTCCATCCCCAATGTTTGATGCCCTCCATCCCCTATGTCTGGTGCCCTCCATCCCCAGTACCtggtcccctccatccccttgCCCTCCCCTCTGCCCCTCACTTGGTGCTCAGGCTCCGGTCCCTCCTGTGGCTCTCAGCCCCTGGTTTATCCCTCTCGGTTTCCCCTTTCCTGGCCGCCTGCTTGAAGCCCTTCTTGCCACGGGCCTTGCCGATGATGGGGGCACAGTGCTTgggcagcagctgtggggcatGGACCAGGGGGTACCATGACATCCCCAACGGGACCTGCCCCTTCCCACCCATCATATCCCAATGGAGCACATGGGGACTGCAATGGGATGCGGAGACCCCAAAGGCCACGGAGGGCCCAAAGGATGCAGGAGCCTGGAGAGCCAAAGGTGGTGAATGGGGAAGGtttggatgccccatccctggcagagctcagggccaggttggacacagggagcATCCGGTTGATGCCCATGGAACGGGATGAGTTTAAGGCTCTTCCCAACACAAAGCATCCCATAGGGCCACGATTCCATGGTCCTGAAGCCCATGGAGCCCCCAATGGTGTGGCCCTACCTGCTCACTGAGCTTGTGCTGCTCAGCACAAGCATCCATGATGCAGGCGCTGGCCTGACGAGCCATCTCCTCCAGGAACCTGTCGCacatccccagtgctgcagccttcAGGTGGGGATACTGCAATGGGACACACACGGATCCGCTATGGGATGTGGGCACGGAGGCCTCCGGCcgccccacagcatccccatggccagGACCCACCTCCTCCGGGCACATGGGGTGCAGACAGTGGGAGAAGTGGCTGCATAGCAGGGGGAAGGAGATGCTGTAGCGGAGCAGCGAGGGCTCCTCCAGGGTCAGCTGGAACATCTTCTCCATGGGGCGAGGGTAGAAGCTGCAggggggcaggaatggggcaggaatggggcaggaatggggcaggaatggggcaggaatAGAATCTGTCTCTACTGTACCATTCCTTTCTCATCCCTCTCCCCATGTCCATGGCACCCAATGGTGCCCATCCTCTCCCATGGGTACCACCTGCATCCCATCACCTGCAGGCACCTtccatggggcaggaggtggTTGGGGACCCCCTGCTATGGGGAGCTGGGGCTCACCAGAGGTCGGACAAGTCTGAGACCTCATCCAGGAGCTCATCCAGGGAATCCAGGAGCTTGGTGTGGAACACGATGAGGTTCATGGCTCGAGCCACGTCCGGGTTGGAGGCCAGAGGCAGTGGGGCCTTGGCCACACTTGTGTAGGcctggggggggagaaagagggaCATGGGAGAAGgatggggattgggatgggggcagggatgggacaaggaTGGGGATTGGGATGGAACAAGGATGGGGATTGGGAtggaggcagggatgggacaaggaTGGAGATTggaatggggacagggatggaaaCAAGGGTGGAGATTGGGAAGGGACAAGGATGGAGATTGGGAAGGGACAAGgatggggattgggatgggggcagggatgggacaaggaTGGAGATTGGGATGGGACCAAGGATGGGATAGAATGGGGATTGGGATGGAAAAAGgatggggattgggatggggacggggatgggacaaggatggggacagggatggggacagggatggggtcaGGTATGGGGACAGGGCCAGCACCTGGAGCCGGAACCAATCCAGGCGGAGCGCGGTGAAATCCAAGGGCTCCTTGTCATCAGCTGGAGGAGCAATGGGGGGAGCACATCAGCCCCCAGGcagtggtggggggggggatcagccccggggggggggcatggggtgGTCCCTACCATCCTGAACTGGGAGAGCCGAGAGGGAGCTGACGAAGGACGAGAGGATGACGGATTCCTCCTCGGGACACACGGAGAGGTTCtgtggagcagggaatggggatgggatgagggatgggatggggatgggatggggatgggatggggatggggatggggatgggatgggatggggatgggatggggatgggatggggatgggatggggatggggatgggatggggatgggatggggatgggatgggatggggatgggatggggatggggatggggatggggatgggatggggatgggatgggatggggatgggatggggatgggatggggatggggatgggatggggatggggatgggatgggatggggatgggatgggatggggatggttcTGGTCCCCACCTGGATGACGTCACTGAGCAGGATCACGTGATACTGCCCCAGGTACCGGCTGTGGTATCTCCGCAGGAGCCTCACGTGTGTCTGTGCCAGTGCCCGCAGCTGATGCAGCAGGAACAGGAGCTCCGCGGGGCTGCGGGGGGGCGGGGTCAGGGCGGGGTCACGGGGTCATGGAGGggtcacggggggggggggggggtccgtACCCGTCCGGGGGCTCCTCGGGGCCGCGGCCCCTCCCCCTTggctccatgtgctgcagcagccaccGGAGCTCAGAGCGACACAGGGAGAGAGCCAGGAGCAGCTGGGGGGCCTGGGGACAGGGGGCACGTGACCTGGTGACCCCGTGACCCAGGGACACCATGAACCCAGTGACCCCATGACCCCTGTGACCTCAGTGACTCCCAGTGACCCCCATGACCCCAGTGACCTccattgacctccattgacccccattgacccccagtgtccccagtaaCCCCATGACTCAATGGCCCCAGTGACCCCAGTGACACCATAACCCCAGTGACCTTGTGACCCCAGTGACCCCCAGTAACTCCAGTGATCCCAGTGACCCCATGACCCCAGTGACCTCCACTCACCCCTGTGACCTCCATTGACCCCGTTACTTGCAGTGACCCCATGACCCCAATGACCCCAGTGACCCCATGACCTCAGTGACCTCATGACCCCAGTGGCCCCATGACCCCAGTGACTTCATGACCCCAGTGACCTCATTACCCCAGTGACCTCATGACCCCAGTGACCCCATGACCCCATCCCCCCCTCACCTTTGGCCCCAGCAGCCCCGGTTGCTCTCTCAGCAGGGCCTCCAGCTCCCGCACAGCCCCGACCAGGAACTGCCTCCGAGCGCGGTGCAGGGACCCACTGAGGGCACGGGGGGGTCACCAACAGCACccatgggggcaatgggggcacccacgggacccacagcacccatgggacacagcagcacccatgggacacagcagcacccataggacccccccaCCTGTGAGCCACCGCGTGCTCCCTGCACTCCTTGACATCGGCCACGCGCTTCCCATACCTGCGAGGGGAGAGCACCCATGggacacacacagcacccagtgcaccccatagcacccaatggaGCTCCTTAGCACCcaatagagccccatagcacccaataCATCCCCATAGGAGCCAATCcatccccatagcacccaataGATCCCATAgcccccactgcaccccatagGAGTCAATAGAGCCCCATAGGAGCcaatagagccccatagcatccaATAGATCCCATAGGAGCCAACAGAGCCCCATAGGAGCCAATAGATCCCATAGGAGCCAATAGAGCCCCATAGGAGCcaatagagccccatagcatccaATGCACCCCATAGGAGCCAATAGATCCCATAGGAGCcaatagagccccatagcatccaATGCACCCCATAGGAGCCCATAGATCCCATAGGAGCCCATAGATCCCATAGGAGCCCATAGATCCCATAGgagcccatagagcccataggaGCCGGTGGCCCCGCCCCCTTACCCGCGCAtgctccccagcagctcctcggCCGCCGCGTGCACCGCCAGCGCCTCCTCGCGCAGCAGCCGGAGCCGGCGCGAGCCCCGCAGCGCGCGGAGCCACAGCTGCAGGCACGGGGGCGCCGAGCCCAGCGCGCAGGGGCACAGCAGGAACCCCACTGCGGGACACACGTGGGGGGCCATGGGGAACCATAGAGAGCAATGGGGaaccatagggggcaatggggggaatggggacccataggggcaatggggacccatagggggcaatggggggcaatggggaaccatagggggcaatggggtaatgggaatggggagcaatggggggaatgggggtaatgggggcaatgggggcaatgagGGGaatgaggggcaatgggggcaatagGGTcaatggaggcaatggggggcaaagggggtaatggggggcaatggggacccatagggggcaatggggtaatgggaatggggagcaatggggggaatggggagcaatgggggtaatgggggcaatggggaatGGGGCAATGAGGGGaatgaggggcaatgggggcaatagGGTcaatggaggcaatgggggcaatagggtcaatggggggcaacGGGGACccatgggggcaatggggtaatgggaatgggggcaatagggggaatggggggcaatggggacccATAGAGGACAAGGGGGGGAATGGAGGCAATGGGtggaatgggggtaatggggggcaatggggacccatagggggcaatggggtaatgggggctatggggggaatggggtaatgggggcaatgagGGGAATGTGGTAATAAGGgctatgggggtaatgggggcaatagGGACCCatgtggggcaatgggggtccatggggggaAGGGAATCAATGAGGCTGGACCCACAGGGGGCAGGGGCACCCCcgaccccagccccacagggagCCCGAGCACTCACACAGGATCCAGCGCTCCATCACCTCCAGGGGCAGGAACTCACAGGGCATCTGTGGGAGCAACAGCACCGCATCCACATCcacatcccatccatcccatccatcccatcctcatcccatcccatccccatcccatccccatcccatcccatccccatcccatccccatcccatccccatcccatcccatcacatccccatccccatcccatccattccatccccatcccatccccatcccatcccatccccatccccatccccatccccatcccaaaccatccccatcccatcccatcccatctccatccccactcACGCAGTCAGAGGTGCAGGGGCTGAGCATGTCCCCGGGGGTGCTGAGCAGGCTCAGGatctgctccctcctccattgcTCTGCATCCTGGCTCCTCCGCATGTACAcgggatgcagggacaggagggCACTGCTGAGCACCTGTGGGACATGGggccatggggcaggatgggacccatggggcaggatgggacccatggggctggggccgtggggcaggatgggacccaTTGGGGGGTGCGGGCACACCTTGGTGTGGGGCTCGAACTCCTCCACCAGCTTCTTGAGGGGGTGCTCGTATTCCAGCAGCATCTGCGCCAGGCGGGAGAAGGCGGGATCACTGCAGGgatggaagggatgggatgggaatggatggatgggatgggatgggatggatgggatggatgggatgggatggatgggatgggggaggggttggagctcatccagctccatggGTAAAGAGCTGAGTCCAACCCAGCCTGGATGTGAGGGAGCAGCCAAACCTCCATtgaacccatcccagtgtcccaatagggaagagcttccctAGATCCAAACTAAATCTCCTGTTTCCACctatcatccatccatccatccctttGGTTATCCctctatccatccatccttcatccatccatcatccatccatccatccctttGGTTATCcctctatccatccatccatgcatccatcccttcctccctcatccatccattcatcatcCATtgatccatccccatccatccctctgGTTATCCCTGTCTCCATGCATCCCATATCCCCGCTGCGGTACCTGGCACCATGGCTCATCTCCTGCGCACACCGGTGcatgcccagcagcagcctccgCTCCTCCACCcgcgccagcagcagcaccagtaccaccagtgtCACCACCAGCTCCAGGTACCCGGCGGTGAGGTCGTGGTTGAGGCGCTGCCATAGGGACACCCTCagtgtggggggggggtcctgacccctgacacccccccccatggggacCCCCACTCACAATGTCAAGGAAGCACTGATGGGCATCAATGGTGTTGAGGAGCTCAtagacatggtcctgggcatGGAGGGGACCGCAGGTGattcccaagggctggaatggcaccgggacccccccccccccattgacccccccccccactcaccCGGAATTCCAGCACATCCAGGAAGGATTGGTAGAAGGGAGTCAGTGTCCGGAGGAGCTCCCCCTTGTCCCTCTGCACTGGGGCCAGCTGGTGCTGGGGCAATGGGGCAGAgagggggggtcatgggggggcaggatggaggggatggggacagggcaTGGATGGGATGAGGGCATGAATGGGATGAGGGCATGGATGGGATCAGGGCATGGATGGGATGAGGGCATGGATGGGATGAGGCCATGGCTGAGACGAGGCCGTGGATGGGATCAGGTCATGGCTGGGATGAGGCCATGGATGGGATCAGGTCATGGCTGGGATGAGGCCATGGATGGGATGAGGCCATGGCTGAGACGAGGCCGTGGATGGGATGAGGCCATGGATGGGATGAGGCCGTGGATGGGACGAGGCCATGGATGGGATGAGGCCATGGCTGAGACGAGGCCATGGCTGGGATCAGGTCATGGATGGGATGAGGCCATGGCTGAGTCGAGGCCGTGCTGGGGCCTCGCTCCGGCCTCACCATGTTGCTCCTCAGGTCCAGGTGAGGGAACTTCCTGAGGATGATCCTGATTGGAGCCTCCATGGATTTGTCGCTCAGGAAACGCGGCCGCGTCTTGGGGTCGGAGCAGGTCTGGGGGGGACCAAGGGTCAGAGcccccccctcccatcccccatcacccccatccttcagcaccagcatccccagtgcagcaTCCCCATTGGATCCCCATGACCCCCATCCCAGATGGAGCATCCCCATTGGATCCTCTGAGTCCCCATGACCCCCATCCCAGATGGAGCATCCCCATTGGATCCTCTGTGTCCCCATGACCCCCATCCCAGATGGAGCATCCCCATTGGATCTCTTCACCCCCACCCAGCTGGaccatccccattgccccccccccgtacccccatgacccccatccCCCTCAGACCACCCcattgcctcaaggggggggggtaCCCCCTCTtttgccccataacccccccataaccccccccgTACCCACCTTCTTGATGTTGTAGATGCGCACCAGGACCCCCCGGCCCCTCTCATTGAGCAGCGTCAGCTTCTCAGCCAGCTTCAGCTGGTACCCGGAGGGCAGCGCCATGGGGACCCCAATACCCCCTTGAGGACCCCAACACCCCCCTGGGGACCCCAATACCCCTTAAGGACCCCAATACCCCTTAAGGACCCCAACACCCCCTTAAGGACCCCAGCACCCCTTTGGTGGCCCCAATGGCCCCGTTGGtggccccacagccccacttccccttcctgctctggGGCCGGCCCCACGTGATGCTGGCACCACCCCGTGACGCTGGCACCATGGGGGTGTCCGGGCCCATAGGAGGTCCCTATGGAGCAGTGCAGGACTCTATAGGGGATGTGTGGGAGCAGCCGGGTACAGGGGGGCACCAGCGAGGGCACATcctgctgctgaggagcagggagcatTGACTGGGTCCATAGAGCATTGACCATGTCCATATAGTATTGATCATGTCCATATAGTATTGATCATGTCCATATAACATTGAGCATGTCCATATAGCATTGAGCAGGCCCATAGAGCATTTACTGGATCCCATGTAGCATTGACCATGTCCATATAGCATTGATCATGTCCATAGAGCATTGAGCAGGCCCCTATACCATTGGCTGGATCCCCTACAGCATTGGTCATATCCATATAGCATTGACCATGTCCATATAGCATTAACTGGGTCCTATATAGCATTGACCATGTCCATATAGCATTGATCATGTCCATACAGCATTGACCATGTTCATATAGCATTGACCATGTCCATATAGCATTAACTGGGTCCTATATAGCATTGACCGTGTCCATATAGCATTGACCACATCCATATAGCATTGCCCATGCCCCTATAGCATTACCTGGATCCCCTATATCATTGCCCACGCCCCCCATGGCCCTGCCAGGACCCCGTTGCCATAGCGACCCCTTCGCGTCCCCAGCGGACACCGTGTCGCCCCCTGGCGGCCGTTGCCATAGCGACGCGTTGGTGCCTGAGGCCCCATGGATCCGGAGTCGCTCGTTCAGTGCCCGTTCGACGGCAGCCACCGGGTGCGGGCGTCCAGGCTGCCCTACCACCTGGTGCGGTGCGAGCGGGTGAGCACCGGGGACCACCGGGGACCACCGGGGACCGGGGCCTACGGGGCTTACTG contains the following coding sequences:
- the NCKAP1L gene encoding nck-associated protein 1-like gives rise to the protein MALPSGYQLKLAEKLTLLNERGRGVLVRIYNIKKTCSDPKTRPRFLSDKSMEAPIRIILRKFPHLDLRSNMHQLAPVQRDKGELLRTLTPFYQSFLDVLEFRDHVYELLNTIDAHQCFLDIRLNHDLTAGYLELVVTLVVLVLLLARVEERRLLLGMHRCAQEMSHGASDPAFSRLAQMLLEYEHPLKKLVEEFEPHTKVLSSALLSLHPVYMRRSQDAEQWRREQILSLLSTPGDMLSPCTSDCMPCEFLPLEVMERWILLGFLLCPCALGSAPPCLQLWLRALRGSRRLRLLREEALAVHAAAEELLGSMRGYGKRVADVKECREHAVAHSGSLHRARRQFLVGAVRELEALLREQPGLLGPKAPQLLLALSLCRSELRWLLQHMEPRGRGRGPEEPPDGPAELLFLLHQLRALAQTHVRLLRRYHSRYLGQYHVILLSDVIQNLSVCPEEESVILSSFVSSLSALPVQDADDKEPLDFTALRLDWFRLQAYTSVAKAPLPLASNPDVARAMNLIVFHTKLLDSLDELLDEVSDLSDLCFYPRPMEKMFQLTLEEPSLLRYSISFPLLCSHFSHCLHPMCPEEYPHLKAAALGMCDRFLEEMARQASACIMDACAEQHKLSEQLLPKHCAPIIGKARGKKGFKQAARKGETERDKPGAESHRRDRSLSTNMDKLHQTLSELGLSFSHVPTFTVFEHTVTPSEYLSRHLETRLSRAIVAMARYNQSTQEVARPSEVLLGLSSYVGSIQSLGRVLGLDPGRIIRSVLLQQTQPRDGAGEPTLTSIYTNWYLEALLRQASTGAVVLAPAMQAFTVGQSEAELSFSPAEYTDVTEMQALAELLGPYGLQFLSENLLWHVGSQLSALQALVLENWDALVRIRSGLGRRWDMGELLPRLTGAENVLKRMTIIGEILSFRAMAQEGLREVLSHHCPFLMGPIESLMDAVSPDTDIQVTLSIFQLASAAGIPCEVDPALVNVLAGSKTEGSCPQDRSALPSLLLLFVALALPVLASDPGSCYSPELGGSPNNLHCLAKAIAQLSAALFTLHNENIERHLKDFLLVASSSLLQLGQDTERGRVRNWGSIALLLQLVVAESPFLTPAVLESCFPYVLLRNAYREVCREPPR